GTAACGCTCTCGCTATCCCGGACTTCATTCTCGTTTCGATTCATTGTTACGCATCGGCATTGGCGGCGGTTGAAAATCCGTACTGCAAGGAAGTAAAGCGATGCGAGTACGCTCGTCGCGGTTGGCTTTCGTATCGTCCTCGTATGTGGGTCTCGAAAGAGGATCAACTCGACCTCGGCCAATTCGTCAAAGCGTTGAAGCTCAACGAACGAAACAAGCTCGTTGAGGTCCATCGCGATCGACGCAATCGTCCGGTTTGGGTGCGGCTCACTCGCAAGGGAAAAGAGAAGGCGTTAACAATCGCAGAGCGAGAAGGGATCGAGCTTGAAGACGTTGCCTTGCCGGATACGACCATGCCGGAGCCGCCGCTCGATCAGTCCGAAGAGATCGCTTCGTTAAAAGCAACGGTCGCGGAATACGAGGAGCGGCTAATCCTCCTCGAAGCGGCGGTCTTCGCCCAGCAAGCCGACGCCGTTCCCGCTTCCTACGACGACGAAGAGAACGACTACGGCGAAGACGACGAAGCTACCGCCTCGGCATCTTTCGACTACGACGAGGAAGCCGACGCCTAGGACCCGATCCGCTCGAAGCCTCAAGGCGAAGCCAAGTCCCAGCTACTACATCTTCTCCAGAGAAAACAACGGCGAAGCCGCCGAAGCACTAACGCGGCAAAACGTCCGATGAAAGGAGTCCCATGTCCATAACCGTTTCCTGCCCGCTCTGCGGAAATACCGAGAGCAAGGTTACGCACACTTCGCATTCGTTCGAGGACGTAGAGAAGGTTCGGCAGATCGTTACGACTCGTCGCCGCGTATGCTCCTCCTGCGGTCTTCCCTTCAAGTCTCGCGAGATTGCCGTACGGGACGCGATTCTAGGACTTCCGCAGATTTGATAGATGTATCATTCGCCGATACTTGCTAGCCGGTTGTGATATGAGATAATGCTATTTCATGACTGGCAGATCAAAAGGAGATACCATGCCCAAGAGCTTCCTGCAAAACATATTCGGCCATCGCAGAGCCGAGCGAGCCTTTCCCGATTCGCTAGAACTATCCGCGACTCTCGACATTACCTCCGCCTCGGCTGGAGCCGGTTCAAGTCCGGCGAAATTCTCGATGGTCGCGAATACCGGTAAGCCGATGGTTGTCGGCGACTTCGACGACCCGGTCCTAATCGTTCTCTCTGGGGCTCGCTTCGAGAAGTCGACGACTCCGGTAATCATGGACCACGATACCTCGCTCCGTCTCGGGCATACCACGAAGCAGACCATCGACGAAAGCGGCATCAAAGCCGAAGGAGTTGTTTCTTCAACGACCGAAGTTGCGGAAGGGTTTGCCAAGGATGCGAAAGCGGGCTTTCCCTTTCAAGTCTCGATCGGCTCGAAGATCGAGAAAGCCGTCTACATCCCCGAAGGCGAACGAGTCCAAGCTAACGGGCAAGAGTGGGAAGGACCGCTCCTTCTCGTCCAGGAAACGACCATCAAGGAGCTATCGGTAACCGTCCTCGGAGCCGATAGCGAAACCTCAATCCAAATTGCCGCTTCACGAAAAGGAAAAGATACCATGCCGCAATCAGAACAAGAGCTTCAAGCGAACCGACGCTTGCAGGCAACGGAAGAGCTTCGCGTCGACCGCATTCGTGCGGCGGCTCAACAGTACCAGCACGACGAATTCTCCGGCGATATCTTCAAGGGGATTCGCAGCGTTGCCGAAGCCAAGGCTCACGCTATCGAAACGGGCATGGCGCCTGCCGAGCTAGAGCTTGCTCTTGTCCGAGCGGCTCGCCCCGGTCCCGTCCTCGCCGGTGTATCTGACCGAGCCGGACGAGGCGGGGTCGGGAGTGCGGCGGCGGGGAAGACGATCGAAGCGGCGTTGCTTCTCAAAGCTGGCTACCAGACGATTGCGGAGAAGGCGTACGGCTCTCAAATCTGCGAGGCCGCTCATCCGCTCCGCTCGGCTTCCTTCATGGACCTTTGCCGCTACTCGCTGACCTCGTCCGGTCGAGAAGCTCCGACCAATCGGCACGACCTCATTCAAGCCGCTTTTAGTACGGTCGCGATGCCGAACGCCTTGGGCGGCTCGATGGACAAGCTTGCGGGCGTCTTGTTCCTGGAGGCTCCGTCTCCTTGGAGAGCCTTCGCGACCGTCCGCGACCTTGGTAACTTCCGGACGCATACGGTAATCAATCCGCAGCATTCCGGGAGCCTCGAAAAGACGGGAGAGACTGGCGAAGTGAAGCACGGCTATCTCGGAGAGTCGACCTCGAATATCAAGCTGGATACCTACGCCAAGACGATCTCTTTTAGCCGCCAAGCTGCCTACGCCGACGACTTGACGCTCCTGGACGATATCCCGCAAGTCTTCGTCTCGCAGGCTAACAAGCGGCTTAACGATCTCGTCGCCTCGGTCCTC
The nucleotide sequence above comes from Blastopirellula sp. J2-11. Encoded proteins:
- a CDS encoding HK97 family phage prohead protease — encoded protein: MPKSFLQNIFGHRRAERAFPDSLELSATLDITSASAGAGSSPAKFSMVANTGKPMVVGDFDDPVLIVLSGARFEKSTTPVIMDHDTSLRLGHTTKQTIDESGIKAEGVVSSTTEVAEGFAKDAKAGFPFQVSIGSKIEKAVYIPEGERVQANGQEWEGPLLLVQETTIKELSVTVLGADSETSIQIAASRKGKDTMPQSEQELQANRRLQATEELRVDRIRAAAQQYQHDEFSGDIFKGIRSVAEAKAHAIETGMAPAELELALVRAARPGPVLAGVSDRAGRGGVGSAAAGKTIEAALLLKAGYQTIAEKAYGSQICEAAHPLRSASFMDLCRYSLTSSGREAPTNRHDLIQAAFSTVAMPNALGGSMDKLAGVLFLEAPSPWRAFATVRDLGNFRTHTVINPQHSGSLEKTGETGEVKHGYLGESTSNIKLDTYAKTISFSRQAAYADDLTLLDDIPQVFVSQANKRLNDLVASVLLGGIGSHWTTPRGNLISDALGVDGLSAAIAAMKRQVDSEGNNEDIIPSCLLTTATDEATGLQVLRSVEVARDTTDRDNQPTGNPLFSRLQLASEARLENSAKFGEAATSEHWWLFGSQQSNAVFVGFLDGNQAPRIDFFGIDKNANTLNLQWRVFIDFGAALGYPGSSVYSIGDDSSL